The Desulfuromonadales bacterium genome segment GATGGTCATGCCCGGCGACAACATCGCCATGACCGTCAGCCTGATCACCCCGATCGCCATGGACAAGGAGCTGCGCTTCGCCATCCGTGAGGGTGGCCGGACCGTCGGCGCCGGTGTTGTCAGCGAAATCATCGAGTAATAGAGGATAGTCACATGCCGAGCCAGAAGATAAGAATTCGTTTAAAGGCTTATGACCACAAGCTGCTCGATCTTTCGGTCAACGAGATCGTCGACACCGCCAAGCGTACCGGCGCCCGGGTGGCCGGACCGATTCCGCTGCCGACGATCATCAACAAGTACTGCGTGCTGCGCGGTCCGCATGTTGACAAGAAGAGCCGTGAGCAGTTCGAAATGCGCACCCACAAGCGCCTCCTGGACATCCTGGAGCCGACCCAGCAGACCGTGGATGCGCTGATGAAACTCGATCTGTCCGCCGGCGTTGACGTCGAAATCAAGCTCTAGTTCATTATCTACTACGACAGGTAAGGGTACTTGCAATGATAAAGGGAATCTTGGGTAAGAAGCTGGGGATGACCCAGGTCTTTGCCGCGGATGGCCGGTGCATACCGGTGACGGTCGTCGAGGCCGGCCCCTGCGTGGTGCTGCAGAAAAAAACCGTGGCCACGGATGGCTACAACGCTCTGCAGCTCGGCTTCGGGGCCAAAAAGAGTCATCGGGTGAACAGGCCGGAGATGGGTCATTTCAAGAAGGTCGGCAAGGGGGCCTTTGCCCATCTGCGCGAGCTTCGGGCCGAGAGCGTCGACAATTACAATGTTGGCGACGAACTCACCTGCGACAGTATCTTTGCCGCCGGCGACATCATCGACGTGACGGGGACCAGCAAGGGAAAGGGGTTCCAGGGGGTCATCAAGCGCTGGAACTTTGCCGGCGGCCGCGCGACCCATGGTTCCATGTTCCATCGTGCGCCTGGTTCCATCGGTGCCAGTGCCTGGCCTTCCCGTGTCTTCAAGGGAAAGAAGATGGCCGGCCAGATGGGCAATGAACGGGTGACCGTGCAGAGCCTGCAAGTGGTGGAAGTTCGCCCGGACGAAAACCTGATATTGGTCAAGGGTGCCATCCCTGGGGCGAAGAACTCCCTGGTGATAATCCGCAAGGGCATCAAGGCCAAGAAAAAATAGCCTTTGCGCTGATGATTTTGGAGAACGACCATGGCAAAGATAGCTGTCTACGACATAAATAAAAACCAGGTGGCCGAGCGTGAGCTTGCTGATGACATCTTCAATTCCGATGTCCGCTCCTACCTGATTCACGACATGGTGCGCTACCAGCTGGCGGCCCGCCGGCAGGGTACGGCCGATTCCAAGACCCGCAGTGAGGTCCGGGGCGGCGGCAAGAAGCCGTATAAGCAGAAGGGTACCGGCAACGCCCGTCAGGGCTGCATCCGCGCTCCGCATTATGTCGGCGGCGGTACCGCCTTCGGTCCGCATCCCCGCGACTACGACTTCAAGCTGAATCGCAAGGTGAAGAAGGCAGCTCTCAAGAGCGCCATCTCGGTGCGCTTCAAACAGGAGAAGCTGACGGTGCTCAACGCTCTCGAGCTTGAGAAGATAAGCACCAAGGGGTTTGTTGAAATCCTCAACCGCTTCGACCTGGCCAACGCCCTTGTGGTGATTGACGGGGCCAACCCGGCTGTCGAGCTTTCGGCCCGCAATCTCCCGCAGGTCAAGGTGCTGCGAGCCGAGGGTGTCAATGTCTACGACGTGATGAAGTACCGCAATCTGGTGCTCACCGAGGGGGCCGTCTCCCAGTTGGAAGGAGCGTTAGCGTAATGAAGCCGCTATACAGAATCATCAGGCAGCCGCTGGTCACCGAGAAGACCAGTCTGCAGAAGGAAGCAGGTCGGGTGGTGGCGTTTGAAGTCTCCATCGATGCCAACAAGATCGAGATCAAGCAGGCCGTTGAGAAGGCCTTCGATGTCAAGGTCGAGAACGTCAACACGGTGCTGGTGGCCGGCAAGGTGAAGCGCGTGGGCCGCAACTTCGGCAAGCGTTCCAACTGGAAGAAAGCCTATGTCACCTTGGCCGAAGGCAGCAACATCGATTTCTTTGGCGTCTAACGGACTGTTATTCAGCGATACGGAGTTACCATAATGGCGATCAAAAAGTTCAAGCCGACCTCGCCGGGACGTCGTCACATGACCGCCTCGACTTTCGAGGAGATCACGACTGCCACCCCCGAGAAGTCTCTTGTCGCTCCTCTGAAGCGCAGCTTCGGCCGCAACAGCTACGGGCGTATCACCAGCCGTCACACCGGCGGCGGGCACAAGCGCAAGTACCGGCTGATCGATTTCCGGCGGGACAAAAAGGAGGTTCCGGCGAAGATCGTATCGATCGAGTACGACCCCAACCGTTCGGCGCGCATTGCGCTGCTCAATTATGCCGACGGTGAAAAGCGTTATATTCTGGCCCCCATCGGCATCAGCGTCGGCGACACCGTTGTTGCCAGCGACAAGGCCGACATCAAGCCCGGCAACGCTCTTGCCATCCGCGCTATTCCTCTCGGTACCTGGGTGCACAATGTGGAACTCAAGGTCGGCAAGGGGGGACAGTTGGCCCGCAGTGCCGGCACCTACGCCATGATTGCAGCCAAGGAAGGCAAGTACGCCCAGTTGCGGATGCCCTCCGGCGAGGTTCGCCTGGTGCTGCAGGAGTGTTGTGCCACCATCGGTCAGGTCGGCAACGCGGATCACGAGAATGTCAAGATTGGCAAAGCCGGTCGCAATCGCTGGCTCGGCAAGCGTCCGCAGTCCCGTGGTGTGGCGATGAACCCGGTCGACCATCCGCATGGCGGTGGCGAGGGCAAGAGCTCCGGTGGGCGGCATCCGGTCACGCCGTGGGGTGTGCCGACCAAGGGTTACAAGACCCGTGTCAACAAACGGACCGACCGCTTCATTGTGCGGCGGAAGCAGAAATAAGCCTTTGTAGATAGAGGAGACGGCAGTGGCTAGATCGATTAAAAAAGGGCCGTATATCGAGGAGAGTCTTCTCCGCAAGGTTGATGTCGAGGGCGGGACCACCTCCAAGAAAGTGATCAAGACCTGGTCGCGGCGTTCTACCATCATCCCGGAGTTCGTCGGTCATACGTTCGCCGTGCACAATGGCAAGAAGTTCATCCCGGTTTTCGTCACCGAGAACATGGTCGGTCACAAGCTGGGGGAGTTCGCCCCGACGCGCACCTATTACGGGCACGGCTCCGACAAGAAGAGCAAACTCAAGAAAAAATAGCGATAGCGCTAAGGAGTACTAGTTCATGGAAGCCAGAGCCAAACTGAGATATGTGCGCCTCTCTCCCCAGAAGACTCGACTGGTTGTGGATATGGTGCGCGGCAAGAGGATTCAGGAGGCGTTGAACATTCTGAAGTTCTCTCCGCAGAAGGCGGCTGACGTCGTCTCCAAGTTGGTGAGTTCCGCCGTGGCTAATGCCGAGCAGCAGGGCGTCTCCGACGTCGACCGACTTTTCGTCAAGGCAATCTCTGTTGACCAGGGGCCGGTGCTCAAGCGCTTTTTGCCCCGGGCGCAGGGCCGGGCCACCAAGATACGCAAACCGACCAGTCACATTACCGTCGTTCTCGACGAAAAGTAAATTGTCCAAGGAGGTGATAGTTTGGGCCAGAAAGTTCATCCAATAGGATTTCGTCTCGGGATCATCCGGACCTGGGATTCCAAGTGGTACGCGGAAGGCGATTACGCCAGGCTGCTCCATGAGGATATCAAGCTGCGTTCTTATCTGAAAAAGCGGCTCTATCATGCCGGGATTTCTAAGATCGAGCTTGAGCGGGCCGCCAGCAAGGCGAAGATCAACATTTTTGCCGCCCGTCCCGGCATAATCATCGGCAAGAAGGGTTCCGAGGTCGAGGCCCTCAAGAAAGAGCTGGCCAAACTCACCGACAAGGAAGTCTTCATCAATATTCAGGAAGTGCGCAAACCGGAAATTGACGCCCAGTTGGTGGCTGAAAACGTCGCACTGCAGCTCGAGCGCCGGGTCGCCTTTCGCCGCGCCATGAAGAAGAGCGTCAGTCAGGCACTCAAGTTCGGTGCGCAGGGGATCAAGATCAACTGCAGCGGACGCCTTGGCGGCGCCGAGATGAGTCGGACCGAGTGGTATCGCGAGGGCCGTGTCCCCCTGCATACCCTGCGTGCGGACATCGATTACGGTTTTGCCGAAGCGAAGACGACCTACGGCATCATCGGCGTCAAGGTTTTGATCTTCAAGGGCGAAATCCTCAAGCAGGAACCGAAATAGCACGGGACAGGAGTCACAGTCATGTTGATGCCCAAGAAGGTTAAACATAGAAAACAGTTCAAAGGTCGCATGACCGGCGCGGCAACCGGTGGAACCGCCCTCAATTTCGGCGACTTCGGTCTGCAGGCACTGGAGTGTGGCTGGCTCTCTTCGCGGCAGATCGAGGCAGCCCGTCGCGCCATGACCCGTTACGTCAAGCGCGGGGGTAAAATCTGGATTCGC includes the following:
- the tuf gene encoding elongation factor Tu (EF-Tu; promotes GTP-dependent binding of aminoacyl-tRNA to the A-site of ribosomes during protein biosynthesis; when the tRNA anticodon matches the mRNA codon, GTP hydrolysis results; the inactive EF-Tu-GDP leaves the ribosome and release of GDP is promoted by elongation factor Ts; many prokaryotes have two copies of the gene encoding EF-Tu), with translation MVMPGDNIAMTVSLITPIAMDKELRFAIREGGRTVGAGVVSEIIE
- the rpsJ gene encoding 30S ribosomal protein S10 translates to MPSQKIRIRLKAYDHKLLDLSVNEIVDTAKRTGARVAGPIPLPTIINKYCVLRGPHVDKKSREQFEMRTHKRLLDILEPTQQTVDALMKLDLSAGVDVEIKL
- the rplC gene encoding 50S ribosomal protein L3; this translates as MKGILGKKLGMTQVFAADGRCIPVTVVEAGPCVVLQKKTVATDGYNALQLGFGAKKSHRVNRPEMGHFKKVGKGAFAHLRELRAESVDNYNVGDELTCDSIFAAGDIIDVTGTSKGKGFQGVIKRWNFAGGRATHGSMFHRAPGSIGASAWPSRVFKGKKMAGQMGNERVTVQSLQVVEVRPDENLILVKGAIPGAKNSLVIIRKGIKAKKK
- the rplD gene encoding 50S ribosomal protein L4 is translated as MAKIAVYDINKNQVAERELADDIFNSDVRSYLIHDMVRYQLAARRQGTADSKTRSEVRGGGKKPYKQKGTGNARQGCIRAPHYVGGGTAFGPHPRDYDFKLNRKVKKAALKSAISVRFKQEKLTVLNALELEKISTKGFVEILNRFDLANALVVIDGANPAVELSARNLPQVKVLRAEGVNVYDVMKYRNLVLTEGAVSQLEGALA
- a CDS encoding 50S ribosomal protein L23, coding for MKPLYRIIRQPLVTEKTSLQKEAGRVVAFEVSIDANKIEIKQAVEKAFDVKVENVNTVLVAGKVKRVGRNFGKRSNWKKAYVTLAEGSNIDFFGV
- the rplB gene encoding 50S ribosomal protein L2; translated protein: MAIKKFKPTSPGRRHMTASTFEEITTATPEKSLVAPLKRSFGRNSYGRITSRHTGGGHKRKYRLIDFRRDKKEVPAKIVSIEYDPNRSARIALLNYADGEKRYILAPIGISVGDTVVASDKADIKPGNALAIRAIPLGTWVHNVELKVGKGGQLARSAGTYAMIAAKEGKYAQLRMPSGEVRLVLQECCATIGQVGNADHENVKIGKAGRNRWLGKRPQSRGVAMNPVDHPHGGGEGKSSGGRHPVTPWGVPTKGYKTRVNKRTDRFIVRRKQK
- the rpsS gene encoding 30S ribosomal protein S19 codes for the protein MARSIKKGPYIEESLLRKVDVEGGTTSKKVIKTWSRRSTIIPEFVGHTFAVHNGKKFIPVFVTENMVGHKLGEFAPTRTYYGHGSDKKSKLKKK
- the rplV gene encoding 50S ribosomal protein L22, which translates into the protein MEARAKLRYVRLSPQKTRLVVDMVRGKRIQEALNILKFSPQKAADVVSKLVSSAVANAEQQGVSDVDRLFVKAISVDQGPVLKRFLPRAQGRATKIRKPTSHITVVLDEK
- the rpsC gene encoding 30S ribosomal protein S3; protein product: MGQKVHPIGFRLGIIRTWDSKWYAEGDYARLLHEDIKLRSYLKKRLYHAGISKIELERAASKAKINIFAARPGIIIGKKGSEVEALKKELAKLTDKEVFINIQEVRKPEIDAQLVAENVALQLERRVAFRRAMKKSVSQALKFGAQGIKINCSGRLGGAEMSRTEWYREGRVPLHTLRADIDYGFAEAKTTYGIIGVKVLIFKGEILKQEPK